The Tamandua tetradactyla isolate mTamTet1 chromosome 5, mTamTet1.pri, whole genome shotgun sequence genome window below encodes:
- the LOC143683021 gene encoding olfactory receptor 13A1-like → MSGQVGKSNQTLVTEFMLQGFSEHPQLWLPLLSYFFFLYTMALVGNTLIITIITCSSCLHSPMYFFLFNLATMDIICTSSAIPKALTDLAWKENIISFERCKAQLLFLAWSGSSELLLLTVMAYDSYVTICQPLHYGTLMSLWLCLVLAVGVWISCALNDSVHTGLMAQLSFCGSNVITHFFCKIPPLLLLSCSPTYINSIMTLLAKAFYECTNFLLTLMSHGFIIASILCICSAEGKQRAFSTCSSHLIVISVYYSAVVCAYIIPALSYSPEKNKLAGVLYTAVSTTLNLLRNKEVKTSLGKLLPGHKH, encoded by the coding sequence ATGTCTGGCCAGGTAGGGAAGTCCAACCAGACATTGGTGACAGAGTTCATGCTGCAGGGGTTCTCAGAGCACCCACAACTGTGGCTGCCCCTGCTCAGCTACTTTTTCTTCCTCTACACCATGGCCCTTGTGGGAAATACTCtgatcatcaccatcatcacctgcAGCTCTTGTCTCCACagccccatgtactttttcctgttcAACCTGGCCACCATGGACATCATCTGCACTTCTTCTGCAATTCCCAAGGCACTAACAGACTTGGCCTGGAAGGAAAATATCATCTCATTTGAGAGGTGCAAGGCCCAGCTCTTATTCCTTGCCTGGTCTGGATCTTCTGAGCTGCTTCTTCTCACAGTCATGGCCTATGACAGTTATGTGACCATCTGCCAGCCACTGCATTATGGGACCCTGATGAGCCTGTGGCTCTGCCTGGTGCTGGCTGTGGGAGTTTGGATCAGCTGTGCCCTGAATGACTCAGTCCACACTGGTCTGATGGCACAACTGTCCTTCTGTGGCTCCAACGTAATCACTCACTTCTTCTGTAAGATCCCTCCACTGTTGCTGCTCTCCTGCAGTCCCACCTATATAAACAGCATCATGACCCTCTTGGCCAAGGCCTTCTATGAATGCACCAACTTCCTGCTCACCCTCATGTCCCATGGCTTCATCATTGCCAGCATCCTATGCATCTGCTCAGCCGAGGGCAAGCAGAgggccttctccacctgctcctcccacctcaTCGTGATCTCTGTCTACTACTCAGCTGTGGTCTGTGCCTACATCATTCCAGCCTTAAGCTACAGCCCTGAGAAAAACAAACTGGCTGGAGTGCTGTACACAGCTGTGAGCACCACCCTAAACCTACTGAGAAACAAGGAGGTCAAGACATCCCTAGGGAAACTCCTCCCTGGTCATAAACATTAA